One Microplitis mediator isolate UGA2020A chromosome 3, iyMicMedi2.1, whole genome shotgun sequence DNA segment encodes these proteins:
- the LOC130665439 gene encoding uncharacterized protein LOC130665439: protein MQPPTRKNLNPHHVRHKSKIHQNSPMNWKNTSMDFEKFVDNIFSTISYIKFWKKYSSLTFSKNIINICLNISLLTLSSLLVMSETIDIYNSYDLTSFAAHLNPVLFHSHGLFKWIFLIMNMNDIEDILLKMKRCHRYCLKYNENEEELYQYNLQIIKFRHKVMKFAHIWTFIVLWGVIQWCINPVIYDCYNIYILKIENTNYTRNLPYPGIYPWTIDSNYKYMMTFAFQLTSALTTSIEMATSDVLSVIFFSNISFNIKLLNDALIKEKGLLLSLRLSDSDLAIKKFKKKLRNCLIHHQEILEFVYKLQSVSSYPIFLLCFDSTVALCLLSLEATTMEINSSIECIMKLMSTAEYWSGTAGELFLFSFLATNLEELGLETADAIYSCSWETSMVNHKGEFSGEHRHITVEINQMINFSLMRAQKPIIFNGGLFYIISLPTFKAITGFALSNAIVLGQLSGET, encoded by the exons ATGCAACCACCAACAAGAAAAAATCTAAATCCTCATCATGTCCGTCACAAATCAAAGATCCACCaaa attCACCGATGAATTGGAAAAATACTTCAatggattttgaaaaatttgtagaCAATATTTTCAGTACTATatcttatattaaattttggaaaaagtaTTCATCTTTGAcgtttagtaaaaatataataaacatttgTCTAAATATATCTTTGTTAACTTTGAGCTCGCTGCTTGTTATGTCGGAAACTATTGACATTTATAACAGCTATGACTTGACAAGTTTCGCAGCTCATTTGAACCCAGTTTTATTTCATTCGCATGGattatttaaatggatttttttaattatgaatatgAATGATATTGAGgatattcttttaaaaatgaaacgtTGTCATAGATATTGTCTTAAATACAATGAAAATGAAGAAG AGCTTTATCAGTATAAtctacaaataattaaatttcgacATAAAGTGATGAAATTTGCTCACATATGGACGTTTATTGTTTTATGGGGCGTGATACAGTGGTGTATCAATCCTGTTATATACGATtgttacaatatttatattttgaaaattgaaaacacAAATTACACCCGAAATTTGCCATATCCAGGAATTTACCCATGGACTATAGATagtaattacaaatatatgatgacGTTTGCTTTTCAGTTAACTAGTGCACTTACCACTTCCATAGAAATGGCGACCAGTGATGTACTaagtgttattttttttagtaacatatcgttcaatattaaattgttaaatgaTGCTTTAATTAAAGAGAAAGgtcttttattatctttaag attgtCTGATAGTGatttagcaataaaaaaatttaagaagaAATTAAGAAACTGCCTCATACATCATCAAGAGATTTTAGA ATTTGTCTATAAGTTACAAAGTGTTTCCAGTTatccaatatttttattgtgttTTGACAGTACAGTGGCTCTGTGCTTACTTTCATTGGAAGCGACGACAATGGAaatcaat tcAAGTATCGAATGCATTATGAAGTTAATGAGTACGGCAGAATACTGGTCAGGAACTGCTGGTGAATTGTTCTTATTTTCATTCCTTGCAACGAACCTTGAAGAACTG GGATTAGAAACTGCAGATGCTATATATTCATGTAGTTGGGAAACATCGATGGTCAATCATAAGGGTGAATTTAGTGGTGAACACCGACACATAACAGTCGAAATAAATCAAATGATAAACTTTAGTTTAATGCGGGCCCAAAAACCGATAATTTTCAACGGAGGACTATTTTATATCATATCTTTACCAACTTTCAAGGCT attaCAGGTTTTGCATTGTCAAATGCTATAGTGCTAGGTCAACTTTCCGGagaaacataa